ACCAACAGCGTGGACCCAAGATAATTTTCCACTACATTCTTTATCGTATTGATTTGTGTTAAAATTTGCAACTAGCATAAATAAAGATTCCTGCTTAGATCAGTTAAACTAATTTTGTCAAAAAGCATTTGGATGCATAGTACTTAATAATTTACAGTTCGTTTTTCTTAATTACAGCGACCGCAAGTATGACTACTCCGCTGGCCAGGCAGCTCGTCAGCCACGCATTTACACCAAAAATTCAGATACAGTCAGAACAGCCAAAGATTATGTGTAAActcttcttttattttgtaattgtttGTACGTTAACATCTTGTCAATCCAAATAAAAAGAGAAACTAATTTTTGAGTGTTCTAGTTCAGGCTGCAATCTTTATCTCGGTATTGAGGTTGTTATATGTTTTAGTACTTCCTTCTGGgaatattttgaaaatggaaacagTTAAGTTTCTGGAAAGATATTGCCACATGGAGATATTCTGTTCATTGACAAATCAAGCAAAACGAAGCCATAATGTATGGTGTACCCTGACAACAAACCAAGACTAATTGTTAATCTATTTTTGACTGGCtcaaacagtgaaactgacatgcTGCAACTAATCACAACCTAATAAAAATACAGTGTTGTAAAATTTACTGTAATTTTATTAATCCTTCAgcttcttattttttaaaagatgttttagcTTTTAAGAGTAAATAAGAATTAACCCTTGAGTGATTTGCAGTTCTTAATTAAAGTTGTTATGGACAGTATTAATGAaacattaattttattatatttgcACTTAAAGACATATGTTTTATTGATGTTCACATTATGTCTaatacagaggttctcaaactggggggctgCACCCACCTCGGGTGTCTGGAATGtatttggggtggggtgagaagctttagggggaaaaaaattactgtgcacattttacccacaacgatgaataactagcaaagctgattATTCCAGACATATCAGGTCTTCAGATGGTGCTCTGCATTTACCTGTAGATGGCTCtgtgcattttgatggatttctgttAAGTTTCAATAGCATTATAAAAAGTCATGGCCATCTGTACATTAATCTGTTTGCTATGACGTgatgtgcacatttaattgtaaaaacaacgaggagtccagtggcaccttaaagtctaacagatttatttgggcataagctttcgtgggtaaaaaacccgaaggtgccaccggactctttgctgtttttgtggatacagactaacccagctacccctctgatatttaattGTAAGCATGGACCACAATCGCAGCTTTGCTTTTGCTCTTCTTACAATGGATCACTGGCTCATTCGTGCAACAGAAAAAACCCCAACTCAGGTGAAAAACAAAGAAGCCAAAATTGATTCAAGTGAAGCACTGCTGCCACATACATTGGTATAGGTACTTGTGTGGCatgagtgggggcggggtggtgggtCACATAAGCTACTATAGGCACAAAGAAGGGTGGGGGtgcaatcaaataagtttgagaaccactggtctagtatGTGGAATTTGTagtggaactttaaaaaaaaattgcagaacaCAACACACTAAAATCCTTTTCCAGTGGATGGCAAATATACAAATAGAATAATATACAAGGAATACTGCAAACAGTCAGGAATGGAGAAGCCATCTGATAAAGGGATTCATTATCTATCTGATGCCTTAGTCCCAAATCATTGATTATTTTTTTGCTTATTGTtttgtggattaaaaaaaaatccatttacatTTGAAACTGAAAAAACCCATTGTATTAGAATTGTCTAATTCAAAATATTCCAAGGTGGTTCTGGTCTGCAGTAATTTTATGGTTGTAACTTTCGGTCATTAGCATTTTCATCTCAAGTTACTCTGCTGCTGGGAACACCCTTTGTATTGTATAAGCATTTAGTCATTGAAGATTAGCTAACCTTTGTAAAAATTACATTGGTTTGCTGAGCAATGCCAAATGAAATTTCACATTGACAATTTTACAGCtttcataattattttttaaatttcaaatgtaTTAAAACAGTTCAACAAAATAATCCTCTACTTTTGTCTGATGTTGAGCCCCATGATTAAATTTAAATGCAGCCTGAGTTGTAAATTCTATCTGTCTCCAATGTACCCAGATAACATATTTCCTATTAAATCGTATAAGGGCTCTTAGCAGAAACATTGTTTTGCATGTGTGATACAGaatgttcttttacaccctgatgATCTATTCAGTAAGTCAGTTTGGGGACTGTTAAATCTCATTTGGCTTAGTAAATGGTAATAGAATGGATGGAGATTACGTTATAATGCCAGGTTCTTCCCCTTTGTTTTAATATTGTGATGGATATTTCAGTACTGCTGAAACCAAGGGAAAACTAAGCTAATTCAGGCATAGAATGAGCAGTAGCTGTGTAAGCTTCCCACACAGAACTCTGCCAGTATTCAGCCTGTGGTCTGCAGTGCCCCTCTATTCTAGTTCTAGACCTACTCATAAACAAGTAGGTGAGGGTTGTCAAACTTATTTTGTGGAGAGGCCAAATTGCACTCTTAATTATTGCCCAATGGATGGGGTACAGATTCGAACTATATACTGTTCTAGGCACAGTAGTTCTCCCACTAATATCATTGGGAGCTTTGTACCAAGATCAAGAGTAGAATATAGCCTGTATTTAGTAATGAAAAGTTTTTATTCAGTATCCTATTGTCATATTTAGCATCACTCAAAGGGAAAACATGCTCACCATTAGGACTGCAccactattttttccctttgtttttcttccttccctATCCTTTATGTTTGTCTCTCTTCCCTGTTCATTTCTCTTCCTTGCTTCACTCTGCACCGTTTTCCCTGCTGCAATTTCTGCCACCTGCGGGCTGCTCTCCTACCCCAATTccatctgctaaaatgatcaacaGTTAAATACTTAGAGTCTTCATTAGGCTGTAAAGTTAGCACCTCAGTGAGCTGAATGAGGAAATTCACACCTCATGTCATTGTTGTAGGTTGTTTACAGGATCGGGGAAAATAATACTGCTTTGGTTACACTCTGTTCACATTTGGAAGATTATCTTTGTACCCATAAagtttagaatttttttaaaagtctgcttAATCTGCAGAATCTGAATGTCATGCAAACCTCAAAAATACATTGAGAAGGCTGGATGTTTTATGTTCTTCTAGTTGGTTTTGCAGCCCTGCTAGGCCTTTTAGaagcaattgtgtttaaaactttgaaaaagaaaattttaaTCAGAATTATATTTATTTGGAAGAAATCATTTTTTCAGAAGAATGACCCAACTGATGCTGCGTCTGTAAATGTTCTTCATATCTCTGCAGCTGAGTCCAGAATCCTGCATTGGGCTCTACTCCTGGTCTGGCAGTCTTCACAGTCTAGAAAAAGTGACAAACATTGCATGTGTAGTAGAAATTGTGCAGGAAATCAGGCAAGAtattccccctcctctgcccccatgaCTTCTGAGAAAGTTGATTTTGATATTTCTATGTGAGAATAACCGTGAAATGTCCTGGTTTTGTATATTTTTGCATATGCCAAAgaatacatgtatcattttttgaGTAATCTGATCTGTTGTATCTGGGGAAGTGAGGgttagtccagttcctagtgaagTGGCATCAACATGACAATCATCTTAATTAGTAACTTTTCTGGTAGGTCTAATAGAAAGGCCAAGAGTGAAAGCACATATAGACTGAGCCCCACTTGGTGGGCACTCCAAATCAAAGTTGAGGCATTATTAGTAGGGCATTATTATTATCTAAGGTACTGTTTATCAGGAACAATAAATATTGTCTCTGTGCAATGTTTGGCTATTACATAGATAACATTGCTATgaagggtttcagagtagcagccgtgttagtctgtatccgcaaaaagaagaacaggagtacttgtggcaccttagagactaacaaatttattagagcataagccttcgtggactacagcccacttcttcgggcatccgaagaagtgggctgtagtccacgaaagcttatgctctaataaattctgaagaagtgggctgtagtccacgaaagcttatgctctaataaatttgttagtctctaaggtgccacaagtactcctgttcttctttttgcggatacagactaacacggctgctactctgaaacctgtcattatgcaaggcactgcatttagccgtatggagtggaaatccatcaacctcatgatatgcatccgaagaagtgggctgtagtccacgaaagcttatgctctaataaatttgttagtctctaaggtgccacaagtactcctgttcttcttattgctaTGAAGGAGATCAGGATTAACACTGCCAAGTGATATCTACACagatttgcttgatttttttcactGAGTGGCTTTCTGTCTGCACCTCATTTTATGTTCATTTGCCATGGATTTGCAAATGCACTCAGGAATGTTCACAGAAACAGCCAACTTTCTGCGAATATTCTGCTGTGTTTTCTTAAAGAACATTTGACTTTGTAATTGTATTTGTTCCAGAAACCTAATTTTAAAAGCTTCCCTTGTCTAGTCAGGGACCAGAAATTTAGCATGGGATTGTGTCCAATCATAACAGCTCAAATTTGGAATGCCGAATATTCTTAAACTGCTTACAAACCACAGTCCAATAATATTCACAGGATTTCAAgtgaatacatttgaaaatgttcagaCAATTTGTGAATAAAATTGGAAAAGATAAAAAAAGCATGATTTGCCCTgctttaatatataaataaaatgggctaaggtagggttaccatatgtccggattttcccggacatgtccggcttttgggggctcaaatccccgtccggggggaaatccccaaaagccgggcatgtccgggaaaatcgggaggctcggccggggcctctttgtgcggggccgggggcatggtgccgggccgggcccgcggggctgggagccgggccggggtcggggagccgggccgggcccacggggctgggagccgggccggggtcggggagccgggccgggatcggggagccgggccgggcccgcggggctgggggccgggccggggtcggggggccgggcccgcgggtcggggagccgggccggggtcggggggccgggggtcgggggggggggagccggggggtgcgccgggccgccgggggtggtcggccggggccggcaccccagggcccgagccgacccaggctggagccgccgggggagccagcctgggctgggccgcgcctcctcctccccacacccccccttacctgcttcaggcttcaggggagggggcggagactttgggagggggcggagttggggcgggggcgtgggcggggctgggggcgtgggcggggcccccgggagtgtcctccattaggagggacaaaatatggtaaccctagctaaggaCACTAAAATGCATCTATAAAACTCCGTCAGATTTTGTCAGGATTATCAATAATGGCACTCATATGTGTCCAAGTTAGttaatttaaatagttttatCTCCAGCTGCTTATTTTTTTCAGATAGGAATGCTATCTCCTATATTGTTTGTTTCTTGTAGTCTTAGGAATTGGGTCATTATTCATAACATAATTTGAAATGAATTTCTTATCAAACATAAGAGGCATAACTTTCAACCATGAGTACAGTACCTCAAAGGCATCCTTGAGAGTGAGATTTTGGTGTTTCATCAGATAGGCAGTGCAGATCGCTGCAGATCTACTGCGGCCATTTTTACAGTAAACTAAGCATTTTCCACCACTTTGTTCTGTGTCCTCTATGGCATTGTTGCACTGTTCAAAATACTTATACAAGTCCTCCAAAGGATCATCAAAAACAGGAACGCGCAGGCTTCGGACGTGGTGAAGACCTGGGAATGGCTGCTGCCTGGAGACATTAATACAGAATGTAACTCCCTCTTGAGTGAGGAGTTCTTTGTTGCAAGCTGCTCTAGAATTACTGATTAGCAAAGAGTCCGTGATCTTACAGAGCTGTAACATTGGCAACAAAGGGTGCAGTGTCACCACTGCCCTCTGATGCTTTCATAGGCTGATTTTGATGAGAAGCATTAAGGACTGTAGCAGAACACAAAATGATACTTAAACCCTATTAATTGAAAGTGCAGTTTGTTTCCTGCAGCACTTTGGCTTGTTTCTGCTGTCCTGTTCCTTAGCCATCTGTGCTGTGCTATATTTATTCTACACTTACTGTACCAGAACTAAAGGATTCCTTCAGGTCCTAGTGCTATAGTGTGATAGAAACATTTGAGAAATTAAAACACATGTCAGAGCCCACGGAGCAATTGTAGAACAGTTTAGAAATTTGAATAGCACCAATTTCTGCAACAATTTTGCAGCTTCTcaacacaaaaataaattaaccTGCCTCAGGACTACTGCTTATTCAGAAAGTAATACTCTCGTAACCCCTGAAATATTGGAATAAAATGGAACTTGAAGCAAATAGAATATATTCCACCAAATCCAAAGCAGTGGATTGTTTTTAGGCGCTTGGAGTATTTTCTAAAATGCTAATGTTCATAGAAAATGGCACACCCATTTTGCCCAGCACAGCATTCTGAAGTTTGCAGAATGTTTGTGGATGAAAGTTTTCAATCACTCTGCACTTTTTGTGGCTAAA
This genomic interval from Malaclemys terrapin pileata isolate rMalTer1 chromosome 9, rMalTer1.hap1, whole genome shotgun sequence contains the following:
- the DUSP28 gene encoding dual specificity phosphatase 28, which translates into the protein MLQLCKITDSLLISNSRAACNKELLTQEGVTFCINVSRQQPFPGLHHVRSLRVPVFDDPLEDLYKYFEQCNNAIEDTEQSGGKCLVYCKNGRSRSAAICTAYLMKHQNLTLKDAFETVKTARPGVEPNAGFWTQLQRYEEHLQTQHQLGHSSEKMISSK